A stretch of DNA from Mycolicibacterium celeriflavum:
GGCCCCAACGGCGCAGGCAAGAGCACGCTGCTGGGGTTCTGCGCCGCAGTGCAATTCCCGACGACCGGGACGGTGCGGATCCTGGGGCGGCAGATGGGCCGCGTCGACCTCTCGCAACTACGGCATTCCATCGGCCACGTGAATCCCCGCCACCGGCTGCAGTATTCCCTCACAGTTCGCGAAGTGGTGCTGACCGGTATCACCGCGACGATCGACCTGCCGATGCGCTGGACACCCACCGACGAACAGCGGGACCGTGCCGACGCGATGCTCGCGGCGGTTGGCCTGTCGCACAAGGCCGACGCCGTATGGCCGACGCTGTCACAGGGCGAGCGGGGCCGGACTCTGATTGCGCGGGCACTGATTTCGGATCCTCGGCTGCTGTTGCTCGATGAACCGAGCACCGGACTGGACGTCGCCGCGCGCGAGCAACTGCTCGAGACGATGGATTCGCTCGACGACACCCACCCGGAGGTGGCGTCGATCCTGGTGACCCACCACCTCGAGGAACTGCCCACCACGACGACGCATGCGCTGCTGATCTCCGAGGGCCGCATGGTGGCCAGCGGCCCGGCCCGCGAGACGGTGACCACCGACAACGTCACCGCGGCATTCGCGCATCCGGTGACGGTCGGCTACGACGACGGCCGGTGGACGGCCCGGGCGAAAGTTTCGGGGGCCATCCGCATCATCGACGTCTAGGTCGTCAGGTGTTCGGCGAACCAGTCGCCGGCAAGGGCGGCCACGCGCTCCAGCGCCCCGGGTTCCTCGAACAGATGGGTGGCGCCGGGGATCACCTCGATGTGGTGGGGCGCGGCCAGGTCGCGGCCGGCGATCTCGTTCGCCTCGAGAATGCGGGGGTCGCGGCCGCCGACGATCATCAGCGTCGGCGCCGTCACGTCGCGCAGCGCGTCGCCGGCCAGGTCCGGGCGGCCGCCGCGGGACACAACCGCACGCACCGATTCGTCGCCGGCCGCGGCGATGAGCGCGGCAGCGGCACCAGTGCTCGCACCGAACAGCCCGACCGGTAGGCCACGCACCGCGTCATGCTCGCGCATGCGGTCGAGGGCCGAGAGCACGCGGTCGGCCAGCAACCCGATGTCGAACCGCAGTTCGCGGGTGCGCAGGTCGATCTGCTCCTCGGCGTCGGTCAGCAGGTCCATCAGCAGGGTGGCGAAACCGCGCTCGCGCAGCGCCTGCGCGACGAGACGGTTGCGGGGACTGAACCGGGAGCTCCCGGTTCCGTGCGCGAAGACGACGAGACCCTTGGCGTCCGATGGCGCTTCGAGGTCGCCGAGCAACTCGGCCATGCCCCTAGATTTGACACCCGCCGGTACCCACCAAACATCGCCTACTGTGCAGCCATGACGGTCGAGCTTTCCTGCGGCCGGCCACCAGGTCCCGTTTTCTGCGACATGGCGGTTCTGGTCGAAACACCGCCGTCTGCGCCTAGAGTGTTGCCGGACCGATGAACTCGACGCCCGCGCGGATCGCTGGGCGATGCCGAAGAATTCGGTAGTGCGCCAGCCGGCCGAGGCCCTTGGTGGTCATCAACCGCGCGCCCGGCCAAGACGCGACGACGCGCTGGCTCGTCTCGTAGGGCGTATCCGGGTCATCCGGATCATGGATGAGCAGCAGCGGCGGGTAACCGGTGCGGGCGCCGACGACAGTCATGTTGGTTTCGTACAGCGGCATCTCGATGCGGTGTTCGAGGCGGCGGTGCAGTCCGGCGCGGATACGGGGGCCGAAGCCGTGGCGTTTGGCGAAATAGTCCAGATAGAGCGGGAATTCGCCCATCGGCGCGAGGTAAACCAGCCGCTCGACTTTCGCGCCATAGGCGATCGCGAACGTCGTTGCGTTCGCGCCGAGGGAGTGGGCGACGACCGCGCGGGCCGGCCCGTGTTCGCGGATCATTGCCCCGACCGCGTGTGCGCATTCGATGGCCGTGGTGCGCCCGGGCTTGAGTGCGCCCGCTTCGGACTCGTTGTGGCTGGGCAGGTCGAACGCGATCACCCGGTGACCGGATTCGATGAGCGGTTTGACGAACATCCCCAGGTGTGGGCGCCGCCCGCCCCAGCCGTGCACCAGATATACCGGGGGCCCCTCCCCCCACGATTCACCCACGACCCGGTAACCATTCCAGCGCGCTTCGATCGGCTCGCCTGGCGTGACGCCGGGCGGCATGCGCAGGTTCGACTCCATGACCGGCGGGGTGCACCACAGTTCGACTGCCCACCGCGACCCGATGCCGGGCGCGAAGCGCTCCAGCCACCAGAACGCCCGACGGACACGCGGGTCGACGGGCGGTTCGATGCCCGATCCCTCTAGTTCGACGGCGACTGCACGGTCTGCTTCGGTCACGCGGGCCCCATCAACACATCGGCGTCGAAGCAGGTGTGGTCGCCGGTGTGGCAGGCGGCGCCCACTTGGTCCACCTCCAGCAGCACGGTGTCACCGTCGCAGTCCAGCCGCACCGAGTGCACGTGCTGCGTGTGGCCCGACGTCTCGCCCTTCACCCAATGCTGC
This window harbors:
- a CDS encoding alpha/beta fold hydrolase; translation: MTEADRAVAVELEGSGIEPPVDPRVRRAFWWLERFAPGIGSRWAVELWCTPPVMESNLRMPPGVTPGEPIEARWNGYRVVGESWGEGPPVYLVHGWGGRRPHLGMFVKPLIESGHRVIAFDLPSHNESEAGALKPGRTTAIECAHAVGAMIREHGPARAVVAHSLGANATTFAIAYGAKVERLVYLAPMGEFPLYLDYFAKRHGFGPRIRAGLHRRLEHRIEMPLYETNMTVVGARTGYPPLLLIHDPDDPDTPYETSQRVVASWPGARLMTTKGLGRLAHYRILRHRPAIRAGVEFIGPATL
- a CDS encoding ABC transporter ATP-binding protein, with protein sequence MTPVLELADVTFRRDGKQIIDGISLTVKAGEHWALLGPNGAGKSTLLGFCAAVQFPTTGTVRILGRQMGRVDLSQLRHSIGHVNPRHRLQYSLTVREVVLTGITATIDLPMRWTPTDEQRDRADAMLAAVGLSHKADAVWPTLSQGERGRTLIARALISDPRLLLLDEPSTGLDVAAREQLLETMDSLDDTHPEVASILVTHHLEELPTTTTHALLISEGRMVASGPARETVTTDNVTAAFAHPVTVGYDDGRWTARAKVSGAIRIIDV
- a CDS encoding dienelactone hydrolase family protein; this translates as MAELLGDLEAPSDAKGLVVFAHGTGSSRFSPRNRLVAQALRERGFATLLMDLLTDAEEQIDLRTRELRFDIGLLADRVLSALDRMREHDAVRGLPVGLFGASTGAAAALIAAAGDESVRAVVSRGGRPDLAGDALRDVTAPTLMIVGGRDPRILEANEIAGRDLAAPHHIEVIPGATHLFEEPGALERVAALAGDWFAEHLTT